TTACCTATATCCGTGCTGCACTAGTGGCACTCAGTCTTTATGAAGTTTCCATTCGTGCACTAAACCACTAAAGGGATTTGCACCTCTAAGAAGCTCTTCGGGTTTGCCTTGAGCAGCAACACGTCCGGCATCAAGCATAATCACGTAGTCAGCGCGCAAAGCAGAAGAAAGTCGATGAGTAATCACCACTACTGACCCACCACAGCTTGACTCCTCAACCACACGACGCGCAGCGTCGACCATTCTTTTTTCAGCAAATGGATCTAAAGCTGAGGTTGGTTCATCAATAATAGTGATCAGCGCCTCATTAGCACCGAGTAGCCCGCGAGCATTTCCCAACCGTTGCCATTGCCCACCTGATAATTGATAAGGAGTTGACCAACTTTCCCCCAGGCGGGTCGCCGGCCCCTTAGGAAGCGCATCGACCACCTGGTGTGCGCCACTCGCCTTCATTGCGGTCTCGTGGTTTGTAAAAGGTCCAAAGTTTCCTAATTGTGGAAGTGTTGCGGTTTCACCAGCGGTTAGTTCCCAACGGCTGGGATGTTGAGGAACACCAGCTACAAACGGTTTCCTAGTGGTACTCGCCCAGGTTACCGTTCCATGGGTGGGGCGTCGGACTCCCCTGATTATCTGCGCCAGCGTTGACTTTCCGGATCCGTTTTCACCAACAATGGCAATCAGCGAGTGGCTAGGAAGTGCCACCGTAACGGCATTAAGCGCTGGAGTAGCGCTATGCGGATAGCTATAACTTACCTCGTTAAGAACAACATGACTTCCCTTGTTCTCGATACTAAAAAGCTGCTCTTCCTTAGCTAGTTGGGGTACTTCGGTTACAATTCTGCAGAATCGCAGGTACTCTCGTCGTGACCGCGCTATATCCGTGTAGGCGAAACGGACACCCGAAAGAACTGAGTAGAGCTGGAAGCTAGCTAATATAGCGAATATTGCGCCCGCGGTATCGTGTGATGTGATACTTCGCCACATAACCAGGAAGACAATCAGAAAATATGCCGCGCAAGAGCCCTCGTTCAGTAGGACCGCAGAGGTATTTGCCTTCAGGCTATGAGATGCCCAACGACGCACGATACGAGCATAACGGGAAATAAACCACTCGGTTGCCCCGTAAATGCGTAACTCCGTCGACGCTGAATCTTTGCTTGCCGTATTCGCAATTGCTGCCAGTTCAACCTGGTCAGATGCCATATCAGCCTCGGCTTTTTCCGCGAGTTTC
This genomic interval from Corynebacterium poyangense contains the following:
- a CDS encoding ATP-binding cassette domain-containing protein, with the protein product MFQRFNNVQSSSKRSGPLDSLLRLFVGNLSLPIAIVLFVYTVLTIGTALYPVAVNVALSGRFLDLPVARWVGVTYFLVVAALLSVLGPVAGHAQLELAFRIGFATDKQIANSLNAIQYLDGLENKSIVEDLEMFRSRQSVLGEALARGYFALITLAVPCVILLSAVVTNLYFLLLLPACVPVVWAGVHAEKLAEKAEADMASDQVELAAIANTASKDSASTELRIYGATEWFISRYARIVRRWASHSLKANTSAVLLNEGSCAAYFLIVFLVMWRSITSHDTAGAIFAILASFQLYSVLSGVRFAYTDIARSRREYLRFCRIVTEVPQLAKEEQLFSIENKGSHVVLNEVSYSYPHSATPALNAVTVALPSHSLIAIVGENGSGKSTLAQIIRGVRRPTHGTVTWASTTRKPFVAGVPQHPSRWELTAGETATLPQLGNFGPFTNHETAMKASGAHQVVDALPKGPATRLGESWSTPYQLSGGQWQRLGNARGLLGANEALITIIDEPTSALDPFAEKRMVDAARRVVEESSCGGSVVVITHRLSSALRADYVIMLDAGRVAAQGKPEELLRGANPFSGLVHEWKLHKD